A stretch of Pseudomonas sp. CCC3.1 DNA encodes these proteins:
- a CDS encoding FKBP-type peptidyl-prolyl cis-trans isomerase, translating to MPRSLLLSLLCLASWAHAAPSPSPQAAHDLAYSLGASLGERLRDEVPELQIQALIEGLRTAYQGKPLALSDERIEQILTVHQAQADAEHAQPHSEVALNAERDFLFKEKQQPGVRELADGILVTELKPGTGAKPGAQGSVFVNYVGRLPDGTVFDQSTQPQWFRLNSVIAGWRSALVQMPVGSKWRLAIPSNQAYGADGAGDLIAPYTPLVFEIELLDIK from the coding sequence ATGCCGCGTTCGCTTTTATTGTCCTTGTTGTGCCTTGCTTCGTGGGCTCATGCCGCGCCCTCGCCAAGCCCACAAGCCGCTCACGACCTGGCTTACAGCTTGGGCGCGAGTCTGGGGGAGCGCTTGCGTGATGAAGTCCCCGAGTTACAGATTCAGGCATTGATCGAAGGTTTGCGCACCGCCTACCAAGGTAAACCGCTGGCACTGAGCGATGAGCGTATTGAACAGATTTTGACGGTGCACCAGGCACAAGCAGACGCCGAGCACGCGCAACCGCACAGTGAAGTTGCGCTGAACGCCGAGCGCGATTTTTTATTCAAAGAAAAACAGCAACCTGGTGTTCGCGAATTGGCCGATGGCATTCTCGTCACGGAGCTCAAACCCGGAACAGGGGCAAAACCCGGCGCTCAAGGTTCAGTATTTGTGAACTATGTGGGGCGTCTGCCTGACGGCACGGTGTTCGACCAAAGTACTCAACCGCAATGGTTTCGCCTGAACAGCGTGATTGCAGGCTGGCGCTCGGCGCTGGTGCAAATGCCGGTGGGTTCGAAGTGGAGACTGGCGATACCGTCAAATCAGGCTTATGGCGCTGACGGGGCGGGGGACTTGATTGCGCCCTATACGCCCTTGGTGTTTGAGATCGAGTTGCTCGATATCAAGTAG
- a CDS encoding TIGR02444 family protein, whose product MQTDLWNYCLKAYALPGIEHACLRLQSQGLDVCLLLCAAWLEHRNVACDEARLESLRALAEPWQRDVVQPLRALRTQWREAATHDDALSALRGQIKGLELEAERTLLRRLESATREWLPTRSQNGCDWLQRMADSVDHPDYDALQTLRAAINHA is encoded by the coding sequence ATGCAGACTGATCTGTGGAATTACTGTTTGAAGGCCTATGCCCTTCCCGGGATTGAGCACGCGTGTTTGCGCCTGCAAAGTCAGGGCCTGGATGTGTGCCTGTTGTTGTGCGCCGCATGGCTGGAGCACCGCAACGTGGCCTGTGACGAGGCGCGTCTTGAGTCTCTGAGAGCCCTTGCCGAACCCTGGCAACGTGACGTGGTGCAGCCTTTGCGCGCGTTACGTACCCAATGGCGCGAAGCGGCCACGCACGATGACGCGCTGTCGGCATTACGCGGGCAGATCAAGGGATTGGAGCTGGAGGCGGAGCGAACCTTATTGCGGCGCCTGGAATCGGCAACCCGGGAATGGCTGCCGACCCGATCGCAAAACGGCTGCGATTGGCTGCAAAGGATGGCGGACAGTGTCGACCACCCTGATTACGACGCGCTGCAAACGCTGCGCGCCGCAATCAACCACGCTTAA
- a CDS encoding uroporphyrinogen-III synthase, with translation MTGWRLLLTRPAEESAALANALATAGVFSSSLPLLAIEPLVLSDSQRDVIAHLDRYCAVIVVSKPAARLGLEWFSQYWPQPPAQKWFSVGAATAQILAEHGLDVSYPLSADDSEALLALPAFMQAVACNEPKVLIVRGEGGREMLADRLRSLGAQVDYLELYRRTLPSYPAQILPQRVKAERLNALVVSSGQGFAHLQQLAGDAWPQLSGMTLFVPSPRVAQIARDAGAKNVVDCRGASAAALLAALRAHPVPAF, from the coding sequence GTGACAGGCTGGCGCCTGTTGCTGACCCGACCCGCAGAGGAGTCGGCAGCGCTCGCGAACGCGCTGGCCACTGCTGGTGTGTTCAGCAGCAGCCTGCCGCTGCTGGCCATCGAACCGTTGGTCTTGAGCGATAGTCAGCGCGACGTGATCGCGCACCTGGACCGTTATTGCGCGGTGATCGTGGTCAGCAAGCCCGCGGCGCGACTTGGCCTGGAGTGGTTCAGCCAATACTGGCCGCAACCCCCCGCGCAAAAGTGGTTCAGTGTCGGTGCCGCTACCGCGCAGATTCTCGCCGAGCATGGCCTCGATGTTAGCTACCCTTTATCCGCAGATGACAGCGAGGCCTTGCTGGCGCTGCCGGCATTTATGCAGGCAGTTGCGTGCAACGAGCCCAAGGTGCTGATCGTACGGGGTGAAGGCGGTCGAGAGATGCTGGCTGACCGCCTGCGCAGCCTTGGCGCACAGGTCGACTACCTTGAACTGTATCGCCGAACGTTGCCGTCATACCCGGCTCAAATACTGCCTCAGCGCGTAAAAGCGGAACGCCTGAACGCTCTGGTGGTCAGCAGTGGACAGGGGTTTGCGCATTTGCAGCAGTTGGCAGGTGATGCCTGGCCGCAACTGAGCGGTATGACATTGTTTGTTCCAAGCCCTCGCGTTGCGCAAATAGCGCGCGATGCCGGGGCCAAAAATGTTGTGGATTGCCGTGGCGCGAGCGCTGCGGCTTTGCTGGCGGCGCTACGGGCACATCCCGTACCTGCTTTCTAA
- the rsd gene encoding sigma D regulator, translating into MLERCESAQERFNGVHQLIDRWLHERRKLVKAYAAVIDQQNNPKRGPQKEFCQVLVDYVSAGHFEIYEQLNQEAQAFNDKRGLALAETIYPRLTVITKAALAFNDHCDGKAHRPDCDKLADEFKTLGALLDERFELEDCLIEVLHSAHKQKEAAQA; encoded by the coding sequence ATGCTCGAAAGATGTGAGAGTGCTCAGGAACGTTTCAATGGTGTCCACCAGTTGATTGATCGCTGGCTGCATGAGCGCCGTAAACTGGTGAAAGCTTACGCAGCGGTCATTGATCAACAAAACAACCCCAAGCGCGGGCCTCAAAAAGAGTTCTGTCAGGTGTTGGTTGATTACGTTTCTGCTGGCCATTTCGAAATCTATGAGCAGCTCAATCAGGAGGCCCAAGCCTTCAATGATAAGCGTGGGCTCGCATTGGCCGAGACCATCTACCCTCGACTCACCGTGATTACTAAGGCCGCCTTGGCGTTCAACGATCACTGCGACGGCAAAGCCCATCGCCCGGATTGTGACAAGCTCGCAGACGAATTCAAAACACTTGGCGCCTTGCTGGATGAGCGTTTTGAGCTTGAAGACTGCCTGATTGAAGTGCTCCACAGCGCACACAAACAGAAAGAAGCAGCCCAGGCTTAA
- a CDS encoding disulfide bond formation protein B, giving the protein MFLACSRVMFLVAFLASALVLSGSLYLEYGAGLTPCLLCLMQRYLLQAFCFVNLIAYVHAPRHVGSLAYAFLALLLAATGAASATKQVLSQRFAPEQLMICQPDLAHLWNNLSLSQIFMSVYRDTQACAQIQWTLFDLSIPELSLLAFLGLAMLSLFQLLRSLFFRKRSRPATGSSS; this is encoded by the coding sequence ATGTTTTTGGCCTGCTCACGCGTCATGTTTCTTGTGGCTTTTCTAGCCAGTGCCTTAGTGCTGTCCGGTTCGCTGTACTTGGAGTATGGGGCCGGGCTGACGCCCTGTTTGCTCTGTTTAATGCAGCGTTATCTCTTGCAGGCTTTCTGTTTCGTCAATTTGATTGCTTATGTTCATGCACCTCGCCATGTCGGCTCGCTGGCGTATGCATTTCTTGCCCTGTTGCTGGCAGCAACCGGAGCGGCGAGTGCGACCAAGCAGGTGCTCAGTCAGCGATTTGCGCCTGAGCAACTGATGATCTGTCAGCCCGATCTGGCTCATTTGTGGAATAACCTTTCGCTCAGCCAGATTTTTATGTCGGTCTACCGGGACACACAAGCCTGTGCGCAAATTCAATGGACGCTGTTTGACTTGAGCATTCCCGAGCTCAGCCTGCTGGCCTTTTTAGGGCTGGCGATGCTGAGCCTGTTCCAGTTGCTGCGCTCCCTTTTCTTCCGAAAACGCTCCCGGCCTGCGACGGGAAGTAGCAGTTAG
- a CDS encoding uroporphyrinogen-III C-methyltransferase: MSETVLPKEHVQPAPEAPVEKPVIKPERRGNGLAAFALLLGAAGIAVGGWAVWQMRHLEASTAEQLAEVQALGAQTLSIKQSEQQLLARLNQLPSANDLDNQRQLVVQLQGDQQRLNQRLETVLGASRKDWRLAEAEHLLRLASLRLSALQDISSAQALVQGADDILREQNDPASFAAREQLAKSLAALRSVEQPDRTGLFLQLAALRDQVAQLNALAPEFKDSGDSLLGLTADGDGASRLAQWWDEISHYIRIDFNADKNVRPLLAGQSLTQVRLALSLALEQAQWAALNGQEAVYTQALAQAQEVLKGNFNQDNALSKKILEQVVELSKQPVTVKTPDLAGTLSTVQAYLERRHVDADEPGRAAANPAQEARP; encoded by the coding sequence GTGAGCGAAACAGTCTTGCCAAAAGAACACGTGCAGCCCGCGCCAGAAGCGCCGGTTGAAAAGCCTGTCATCAAGCCTGAACGTCGGGGCAATGGTCTGGCCGCCTTCGCGCTGTTGCTCGGCGCTGCCGGTATTGCGGTCGGTGGTTGGGCCGTGTGGCAGATGCGCCACCTGGAAGCCAGCACTGCCGAGCAGTTGGCTGAAGTCCAGGCGCTGGGCGCGCAGACACTGTCGATTAAACAAAGCGAACAACAATTGCTGGCGCGGCTCAATCAGTTGCCCTCGGCCAATGACCTGGATAACCAGCGTCAGTTGGTGGTGCAACTTCAAGGCGATCAGCAGCGTTTGAATCAACGCCTTGAGACAGTGCTGGGTGCGAGCCGCAAAGACTGGCGTCTGGCCGAGGCCGAGCACTTGTTGCGTCTGGCCAGCTTGCGTTTGTCGGCACTGCAAGACATCAGCAGCGCGCAGGCGTTGGTGCAGGGGGCGGATGACATTCTGCGCGAGCAGAATGATCCGGCCTCCTTCGCTGCGCGCGAACAATTGGCCAAGAGTCTGGCGGCATTGCGCAGCGTTGAGCAGCCTGACCGCACCGGCTTGTTCTTGCAGCTAGCGGCCTTGCGCGATCAAGTGGCACAACTCAACGCATTGGCGCCTGAATTCAAGGATTCTGGCGATTCATTGCTGGGCCTGACCGCCGATGGCGACGGCGCAAGCCGCTTGGCGCAGTGGTGGGATGAGATTTCGCATTACATTCGCATCGATTTCAATGCCGATAAAAACGTGCGTCCACTGCTGGCGGGCCAAAGCCTGACCCAGGTGCGTCTCGCCTTGAGCCTGGCGCTGGAGCAGGCGCAATGGGCTGCGCTCAATGGTCAAGAGGCGGTGTACACCCAAGCGCTGGCTCAAGCGCAAGAGGTGCTCAAAGGCAACTTCAATCAAGACAATGCTCTGAGCAAAAAAATTCTGGAGCAGGTGGTTGAGCTCAGCAAGCAGCCGGTCACGGTCAAAACGCCAGACCTCGCAGGTACCTTGAGTACGGTCCAGGCGTACCTTGAGCGCCGTCATGTCGATGCTGATGAACCGGGTCGTGCGGCTGCCAATCCTGCACAGGAGGCCCGTCCATGA
- a CDS encoding AlgP family protein, protein MSANKKSVNTPLHLLQQLSGSLLEHLESACSQALADAEKLLAKLEKQRGKAQEKLHKSREKLQDAANAGKSKAQTKAKSAVKELEDVLDSLKDRQSETRVYILQLKRDAQESLKLAQGIGRVKEAVGKALSTRDAKSAVSAKKPAAKAPAKAPVKTPAKVAAKAPVKAPAKPAAKAPAQKPAAKPAVAKAPVAKPAPARTAAAKPAAAKPAAKPVAAKAAAKPAAKTAAAKPTAAKPAVAKPAAKPAVAKPAASAAKAPVKPAAKPAAKPAAKPAVRKPAAAKPTAAKPATAPATAPAAAPAASAPAPASAATPATTPTSAS, encoded by the coding sequence ATGTCGGCCAACAAGAAGTCTGTTAACACGCCGTTGCACCTGCTCCAACAACTCTCAGGCAGCCTGCTTGAGCATTTGGAAAGCGCTTGTTCCCAAGCGTTGGCTGATGCTGAGAAGCTGCTGGCCAAACTTGAAAAACAGCGTGGCAAAGCTCAGGAAAAACTGCACAAGTCGCGTGAAAAACTGCAAGACGCTGCAAATGCAGGCAAGTCCAAGGCACAAACCAAAGCCAAGTCTGCCGTGAAAGAACTTGAAGACGTGCTCGATTCGCTCAAAGACCGCCAGAGCGAAACGCGTGTCTACATTCTGCAACTCAAGCGTGATGCTCAAGAAAGCCTGAAGCTGGCACAAGGTATTGGCCGCGTTAAAGAAGCGGTTGGCAAGGCACTCTCGACTCGCGACGCCAAGTCTGCTGTCAGCGCCAAAAAACCTGCGGCTAAAGCGCCTGCCAAAGCGCCCGTTAAAACGCCAGCCAAGGTTGCGGCTAAAGCACCCGTGAAAGCACCTGCCAAGCCTGCGGCTAAAGCACCGGCACAAAAGCCAGCAGCTAAACCTGCTGTGGCCAAAGCCCCTGTGGCCAAGCCAGCCCCCGCTAGAACAGCTGCTGCCAAACCAGCCGCCGCGAAACCTGCGGCCAAACCGGTAGCTGCAAAAGCTGCGGCCAAGCCTGCTGCCAAAACAGCTGCCGCCAAACCGACAGCGGCCAAACCCGCTGTGGCAAAACCAGCCGCCAAGCCTGCTGTAGCCAAACCGGCTGCAAGTGCCGCGAAAGCTCCGGTTAAGCCAGCCGCCAAACCTGCCGCAAAACCTGCTGCCAAGCCAGCGGTTAGAAAGCCTGCTGCTGCCAAGCCCACGGCCGCCAAGCCAGCGACAGCCCCTGCAACAGCACCCGCTGCTGCGCCTGCGGCCTCTGCACCAGCCCCGGCGTCTGCTGCAACCCCGGCTACAACCCCTACCAGCGCTTCTTAA
- a CDS encoding heme biosynthesis protein HemY: MKRLYVIVFLLIAAAACVGLAIAEDAGYVLIAYKNFRYESSVWASAAVLVILWLVIWGIKLLVELFTASTGLVNPWSRRNRSRRVQIAIEQGQMDLAEGRWASAQKHLSRAAEAERQPLLYYLGAARAANEQGHYEESDSLLERALERQPQAELAIALTHAQLQVDRADTEGALTTLQAMHERHPHNVQVLRQLQRLHQQRGDWGALIRLLPELRKDKVLPAQELAELERRAWGQNLGLAAQRNTEGDAGLQSLTLAWQQLTSAQRQEPTLVLAYAEQLRRLGAQPEAEEVVRGALKRTYDSHLVRLYGLLRGSDPVKQLQTAEGWLKAHPADASLLLTLGRLCLQNSLWGKARDYLESSLKLERNPETCAELARLLAQLGDTARSNQLFQEGLNLLDERLLALPLPE; this comes from the coding sequence ATGAAACGCCTTTATGTGATTGTGTTCTTGTTGATTGCAGCCGCTGCTTGCGTCGGCCTGGCAATCGCTGAGGACGCAGGTTACGTGCTGATCGCCTACAAAAACTTCCGCTACGAATCCAGCGTGTGGGCCTCTGCGGCCGTGCTGGTGATCCTGTGGCTGGTGATCTGGGGTATCAAGTTGCTGGTTGAGCTGTTCACGGCCTCGACCGGACTGGTTAACCCTTGGTCGCGACGTAACCGCAGCCGTCGGGTGCAGATCGCCATCGAGCAGGGGCAAATGGACCTCGCCGAGGGGCGTTGGGCCAGTGCTCAAAAACACCTTTCCCGTGCGGCCGAAGCCGAGCGCCAACCGCTGCTTTACTACCTGGGTGCGGCGCGAGCAGCCAACGAGCAAGGGCACTACGAAGAAAGCGACAGCTTGCTTGAGCGTGCGCTGGAGCGTCAGCCTCAGGCTGAACTGGCTATTGCGCTGACCCATGCGCAATTGCAGGTCGACCGCGCTGACACGGAAGGCGCGCTGACGACCTTGCAAGCCATGCACGAACGCCACCCGCACAACGTGCAGGTGCTGCGTCAGTTGCAGCGTCTGCACCAACAGCGCGGCGACTGGGGGGCATTGATCCGCTTGTTGCCGGAACTGCGTAAAGACAAAGTGCTGCCGGCCCAGGAGCTTGCCGAACTGGAGCGCCGTGCCTGGGGGCAAAACCTCGGCCTGGCGGCGCAGCGCAATACAGAGGGCGATGCGGGCCTGCAATCACTGACACTGGCGTGGCAGCAATTGACCTCTGCGCAACGTCAAGAGCCGACTCTGGTCCTGGCTTACGCTGAGCAATTGCGCCGACTGGGCGCTCAGCCCGAGGCCGAAGAAGTGGTGCGAGGTGCTCTCAAGCGCACTTACGACAGTCACCTTGTACGGCTTTATGGCCTGCTGCGTGGCAGTGACCCGGTCAAGCAATTACAGACTGCCGAAGGCTGGCTCAAAGCGCATCCCGCGGACGCCAGCTTGCTGCTGACCCTGGGACGTCTGTGCTTGCAAAACAGCCTGTGGGGCAAGGCTCGGGATTACCTCGAAAGCAGCCTTAAACTCGAACGTAATCCTGAAACCTGTGCCGAGCTTGCACGGCTCCTGGCGCAGTTGGGCGACACTGCCCGCAGCAACCAACTGTTCCAGGAAGGCTTGAACCTGCTGGATGAGCGTCTATTGGCGCTGCCGTTGCCGGAATAG